A region of the Myxococcus stipitatus DSM 14675 genome:
CACCATCAACCCCGCGCCCCCCGCGATGACGATGATGGACAGCTCCACCGGCCCATGCGCGGCGATGAAGTCCAGCAGCCGCCCCGCCATGCCCTCGCGCGCGCACAGCGCGGTGATGGCGCCAATCTGCACGCCGTTGTTCACCAGCACGAACATGGTCCCCAGGCCGTAGAAGAGGCCCAGGGCGAAGGTCAGGATGGTGACGGTGAGGTTGTTGGTGGCGATGCCGGAGGACACCGTGTCGGGCGGGGCCACGGAGAGGATGTCGTCCGTCCACATGCGGCCCTGGGCCACGTACTGGCGAACCCCGGAAGGCACCAGCAGCTCCGCGCCGCGAGGCTCCCACAGCACCACCAGCGCGCCCAGGAGCAGGCCCAGGATGAACAGCGCGCCGCTGGCGCCCACGTAGCGCAGCTCCCGGCGCAGCGTCCGGGGGAAGTCGCGGCGGAAGAACGCCCGGACCTGGGCCCAGCGCTCACGCGGAGGTTGGTAGATGGCCCCGTACGCCCGCGCGCAGAGCTGGTTGAGGAAGCGGTGTGCGTCGGTGCCCGGGTAGAACGTCTGCGCATGCGCCAGGTCGGACGCGGCGCGGCGGTACAGCGAGTCCAGCTTGCGCAGCTCCGGAAGCGTCAGCGAGCCGTCTCGCTGACGCGCGAGCAGCGCCTCCAAGGCATCCCAGTCCGCCCGATGCTGGGCGACGAAGGTGGGCAGCGGGGCGGCCATCTCAGCGCTCCGCCCGCACGCGAGCCCGCAGGTAGGACTCGGTGGCTTCCGGGGAGGCGAGCACCGCGGCCTTCTCCTCGTCCGCGAGTCCGCCCAGCTTCTCCACCAGCTTCGCGCCCATCCTGCTGCGTGCGTCGGGCTGCAGGCCGGGTGCGCGCGTCAGGAAGGCTAGCACCAGCTCCACCTCATCCGGTGCCAGCGTCCGTCCCGCCACCGCCACCGCCTCACCCGGGGCCGCCGCGGTGTACTTGTCCAGGTCGATGCGCTCATCGCGCACGAGCACCGTCCCGGCCAGCAGGTCCCCGAGCCGGCGGTGCTGTGGGGTCAGCAGCATGCTGATGCAGCCGGCGGCGTAGAGGCCGGGAAGGAAGTCCACCGCGCGGCACAGGTTGCGCACCGCGCTTTCGTAGAGGCCCACCGGAGCGCCGTCCAGGCGCACCACCCGGATGCGCAGGGCCTTCTTGCCCGGCGTCTGTCCATGGAAGAAGACCTCTCCCACCGTCCAGTACAGCCACTGCGTCGCGAAGACACCCACCACCAGCAGTGTCTGGCCCAGGCCCGACAACCCCTGGAACACGCCCAGCACGTCGGACACCAGCAGCGTGAAGACGAAGTAGGCCACCACCCAGAAGAAGAACAGCAAGGTGGCGTCCACCAACCACGCGAGGCAGCGGTATCCGATGCCCGCAACGGGCAGGGACAGCGCCACGCGCTCCGGTGTGGCCACGGCGAGATGAGGTGTCGAGGCGGTGCTCATGTCCAGTGCCCAGCATACACGCCGGCGCCGCCACGCCCCGGAACGCCTTCGGCCGAGATAATCACGTTGTTCTCGAATTTAATGCCTGTTGCGCGGCGGACAGTCGCGTCCCCGCAGGGGGACGCCGGATATTGACTGTTGGACGCAAAAACGCTGTCGCGGTCGAGACAGCGATGACGAACCAACGGACGCGGTGGCTGAATCCAATCCGATTCGCGCACACTTGACACTCGCGTCCCGGGTGCCTTCGCCACCGCGCTTTCCCGGTGTTAGGGTATTGGCGACGTGGAACCAGGAGTGGGGCTCCAGCGGAGGTGGAGCCCGGAAGGACGTCGAGAGTCGTGAGTAGTTGAAAGGAATCAGGGAGTCAGGTCTTACATCGATGGGCCGACCCCGGAGTGGTTCAGCGGACGTGAATGCACGACCATGAAGCGTCTTCCCGCTGACCTGAGTCTTCCGGAGGCCGGGAGCAGTCAACATAGAAGTCAAAAGTGATTCGCCATGGCGGCTGGGGGGCCTTCGCATGGCAAACAATCAAGCTGCGATTCGTGTATCCATTCTCGAGGGACCGTGGGCGGCGTGGGAGAACCTCGCCGATGGCCTTCGTGGTGAGGGAGTGGCGGTGACCTCGGTGACGAGGGACGTGCGCCTCTTCCTCGATGGGCTGGGAACCGATCCGCCGCAGGTGGCGGTGATGGATGTGGAGGGAGATAGCGAGGCGGCCGTGGGCTGCTCGGTGACGGAAGGCATCAACCTTCTCCGGGAGGCACGCAAGCGGCGGCTGGAGGTCCGCATGCTGTTGCTATCGGCGGTGAGCGCTCCGGAGGTCATCTCCCAGTGCTTCGACGAAGGCGCCTCGGGATACCTGTTCCGAAAGGGATTGGGCACGTCCGCGGTGTCGTCCGCCATCAACTCGCTGGTGCGAGGTGAGCGGCTCTTCCCGGTGCAGCTGCTGCGCAATGACTTCGAGCATCCACCCGTGACGTCACCCACCGCGAGCGTGCTGTTGGCGCTCACGCAACGGGAGCGGGAGGTGCTGGCGTATGTCGCGGGCGGCGCGGACAACCTGAAGATCGCCGCGCACCTGCAAATCGCCGAGCGCACGGTGAAGTCCCACGTCACGCAGCTCTACCGGAAGCTCGGAGCGGAGAATCGCACCCAGCTCGCGCTGCGCGCCTGTCATCTCGGGGTCCGTCCGCCACCAGACCTCTGAAGCCACTCTCACACACGCCACGGACCCCAGCGGTCTCGCCGGGGTCCGTCGCGCGTCGAAGGGCGTCAGTTCTTCAGCGCCGCTTCTTCCATCTTCTTGCGCAGGCTCAGCGGGCGCATGTCCGTCCAGACCTGCTTGATGTACTCGAGGCACTCGGCCTTGAGTCCCTGCTTGCCCGCATCCTTCCAGCCGAGCGCGTTCTCGCGGTCCGCCGGCCAGATGGAGTACTGCTCCTCGTGGTTGACGACGACCTTGTAGATCGTCGTGTCCTCTCGCTCGTCCGCCATGTGGGTGACTCCTGAAGGTGACTGCATCTTATTTACTTCTCGGGAAAAGTGGTCAACGCCGTAAAAAGTAGGCGGAGCACCACTGAACGAACTGCTCCGTGAGGCCCTTCGCCACACGACGGGCAGTGAAGGGACCTCAAGCATTTCAACGGTCCTCCGGTGTGAGCCACCGGCTCAACCAATCCGTCACGGAGGGTGGGCGTAGCACGGAGCCCGGTGCTCCGGAGGCCTCCCACCGCTGGAGGCCGCCTTCGGCCAGCTCCTCCCAGCCTCCATCCTGCGCATCCTCGTCGCGCTCGGGCGCATCGGCCGCGAGCAGCAAGTGCACCGCCCCTTCGTACGGCTCGGGGAGGTAGCGCCGCGCCGCGCGCAGGTGGCTGGCGAAGACCTTGAACCGCGTGCGCAGCTCCGCCAGCGAGACGTCCTCGGGGAACAGCCCCGCGCGAGCCCCTTCGGTGTGCAGGTGCGAGAGCAGGGGCTCCACGTCCTTGCCCGAGGTGAGGGAGGACGGCAGCTCCAACGGAGGGACGCCCGCCTGGGCAGCGAGCTCCTGGGCGTAGAGCGCGCCCTGCGCACCCGCGGTGGCCGCGGGGGGGGCCTCGGGCTCCGCGGGAGGCGGCTCGACGAGGAGCAGCTCCACCGCGTGGCCCTCTCGCTGGAGCTGCTGCGCCATCTCCCACGCCACCAGCGCACCCATTCCCGGGCCCACCAGTCGATAGGGGCCTTGCGGCGTCGCGGCGCGCAGGGCCTCGACGTAGAGCGTGGCCATGGCCTCCACCGACTCCAGCGGCGCACGGCCTTCCTCGAAGCCACGGGCCTGGATGCCGATGACGGTCCATCCCTCGGGGGCGTGGTCCGCCAGCGGTGCGTACGGCGCCACGCGTCCATCCATCCCGTGGATGACGTGCAGCACGCGGCCCGGGTCGTTCCCCTCGCGCAGCGTCACGAGCGGAGACCAGGTGGGCGCGGCGGGACGGGACGTCTGCCTGGCGCGAGCCTCCTGCGCCTTCGCCGCGGCCTGGGCCCTCATGAGCAGGGCCGCGAGCGACTCCACGGTGGGGGCCTCGAAGAGGGCACGCAGCGGCAGCTCCACGCCGACCGCGGCGCGCACGCGGGAGACGACCTGCGTGGCGAGCAGGGAGTGTCCGCCCAGGGAGAAGAAGTTGTCGGTGATGCTCACGCGAGGCGTGCGCAGCACCTCCGCGAAGGCCTGGGCGAGCAGCTCCTCCAACGGCGTGCGGGGCTCGGCGAACGGCGTGGTGCCGCGCAGGCTCTCCTCGTCCGGAGGAGGCAGGGCTCCGCGCGCCACCTTGCCGGTGGGCATCAGCGGCAGCGACTCCAGCCGCATGAAGATGGAGGGCACCATGTACTCGGGCACCCGCTCGCGCAGGACCTGGCGCGCCTCTTCCGTGTCCCAGGGCGCGTCGGGCGGGAGGACCACGTAGCCCACGAGCCTGCGGTCTCCGGCGACGTCCTCGCGGACGATGGCCACCGCGTCTCGCACGTGAGGCAGGGCGCGCAGGGCCACTTCCACTTCACCCAGTTCGATGCGGAAGCCTCGCAGCTTCACCTGGCTGTCCAGGCGGCCGAGGAACTCGAGGTTGCCATCCGCCAGCCACCGCGCCTTGTCACCCGTGCGGTAGAGCCGCGCACCGGGCGCGCGGCCGAGCAGGTGCGGCACGAACTTGTCCGCCGTGAGGTCCGGACGGCCGTGGTAGCCGTGGGCCACGTTGACGCCGCCCACGTAGACCTCGCCCGCGACGCCCACGGGGCACGGCGCGCCGTGCGGGTCCAGCACGTAGATCTCCACGTTGGTGAGCGGTGCACCCACCGGCGGCAGCGCGGGCCACGTCTTCCGGTCCGCCGGCGCGCGCCACGCCGTCACGACGTGGGCTTCCGACGGGCCGTACTGGTTCTCCAGCGTGCAGTCGGGCAGGCGGTTGAAGAACGCGATCAGCGCCGGGGTGACCTGGAGCTGCTCACCCGCCGTGATGATTTCGCCCAGCGGCGGCAACTCCTGCTGCGTGAGGGCCGCGTCGCACATGGCCTGGAGCGCGACGAAGGGCAGGAACAGCCGCTCCACGCGGTGCTCGCGCATGTAGCGCAGCATCGCGGGCGGGTCCTGGCGCAGCGTGCCGTTGATGAGCAACACCTTGCCGCCCAGGCACCACGTCCCGAAGAGCTCCTGGAACGAGACGTCGAAGTTGAGCGAGGCGAACTGGAGCGTGGTGGCGTCCGGCTTCACCGCGCGCTTCATCAACCACCAGATCATGTTGCCCACCGCGCGGTGGGACATGACGATGCCCTTCGGACGGCCCGTGCTGCCGGAGGTGTAGACGAAGTAGCAGTTCGTCTCCGGCGACATGTCCACGTCGGGCGAGTGCGTCGGACGCGACCCGATGGCCGCTTCCTGCTCCAGCGGGATGACCCGCGCGGTGATGCCCGGGGGCAGCGTGGAGACCAGGGCGGAGTGCGCGAGGACGACGGGCGCGCGGGTGTCATCCAGCATCATCGCCAGACGGTCCGCGGGGTAGCTGGGGTCCAGCGGGAGGAAGGCCG
Encoded here:
- a CDS encoding RDD family protein, whose product is MSTASTPHLAVATPERVALSLPVAGIGYRCLAWLVDATLLFFFWVVAYFVFTLLVSDVLGVFQGLSGLGQTLLVVGVFATQWLYWTVGEVFFHGQTPGKKALRIRVVRLDGAPVGLYESAVRNLCRAVDFLPGLYAAGCISMLLTPQHRRLGDLLAGTVLVRDERIDLDKYTAAAPGEAVAVAGRTLAPDEVELVLAFLTRAPGLQPDARSRMGAKLVEKLGGLADEEKAAVLASPEATESYLRARVRAER
- a CDS encoding MbtH family protein → MADEREDTTIYKVVVNHEEQYSIWPADRENALGWKDAGKQGLKAECLEYIKQVWTDMRPLSLRKKMEEAALKN
- the fruA gene encoding response regulator transcription factor FruA, with translation MANNQAAIRVSILEGPWAAWENLADGLRGEGVAVTSVTRDVRLFLDGLGTDPPQVAVMDVEGDSEAAVGCSVTEGINLLREARKRRLEVRMLLLSAVSAPEVISQCFDEGASGYLFRKGLGTSAVSSAINSLVRGERLFPVQLLRNDFEHPPVTSPTASVLLALTQREREVLAYVAGGADNLKIAAHLQIAERTVKSHVTQLYRKLGAENRTQLALRACHLGVRPPPDL
- a CDS encoding stage II sporulation protein M; this encodes MAAPLPTFVAQHRADWDALEALLARQRDGSLTLPELRKLDSLYRRAASDLAHAQTFYPGTDAHRFLNQLCARAYGAIYQPPRERWAQVRAFFRRDFPRTLRRELRYVGASGALFILGLLLGALVVLWEPRGAELLVPSGVRQYVAQGRMWTDDILSVAPPDTVSSGIATNNLTVTILTFALGLFYGLGTMFVLVNNGVQIGAITALCAREGMAGRLLDFIAAHGPVELSIIVIAGGAGLMVGQALVDPGELPRGQALALRGREAVKLVLGCAPFLACIGVVEGYVSPGDLFPTWAKTALGLGLGGLFWAYLLRAGRADAEATEAPAVNAS